One Prinia subflava isolate CZ2003 ecotype Zambia chromosome 9, Cam_Psub_1.2, whole genome shotgun sequence DNA segment encodes these proteins:
- the NDUFB8 gene encoding NADH dehydrogenase [ubiquinone] 1 beta subcomplex subunit 8, mitochondrial, whose protein sequence is MAAGALRGVLWPRAAAGLRVARAALAAPSGARAASEMSKDMMPGPYPRTPEERAAAAKKYNMRVEDYQPYPDDGLGYGDYPMLPNKSQYERDPWYQWDQPDMRHNWGEPMHWDFDMYIRNRVDTSATVVPWHTMSKHFFIFLGTMLIMFGLGVIYPSYMPVGPKQYPFNDLYLEKGGDPNKEPPAVIHYEI, encoded by the exons ATGGCGGCGGGCGCTCTCCGCGGTGTCCTCTGGCCCCGGGCGGCCGCCGGGCTCAGGGTGGCCCGGGCCGCCTTGGCGGCGCCTTCGGGGGCGCGGGCGG CCTCGGAGATGTCCAAGGACATGATGCCCGGGCCGTACCCGCGGACTCCGGAGGAGCGGGCAGCCGCTGCGAAGAAGTACAACATGCGGGTGGAGGACTACCAGCCCTACCCCGACGACGGCCTCGG GTATGGTGACTATCCCATGCTCCCTAATAAGTCTCAATATGAGAGAGACCCCTGGTACCAGTGGGACCAGCCAGACATGAGGCATAACTGGGGAGAGCCG ATGCACTGGGACTTCGACATGTACATTCGGAACAGGGTTGATACATCCGCCACTGTCGTTCCCTGGCACACCATGAGCAAACACTTCTTTATCTTTCTGGGCACAATGCTGATCATGTTTGGTCTTGGAGTGATCTACCCATCCTACATGCCTGTG GGACCGAAGCAATATCCCTTCAATGACCTGTAtctggagaaaggaggagacCCCAATAAAGAGCCACCAGCGGTGATACACTATGAAATTTGA